The Nicotiana sylvestris chromosome 6, ASM39365v2, whole genome shotgun sequence genomic sequence tatattaatttaataatataaatttggcgaccaaagttggtctctacatatgaaatacgttgtttttaatttatcattaatcattagaaagcgaccaactttggtctctaatccaaatattatattttaaaatctggacaataaagaccaaagttggtcgctaaattcaagaatttaatttttttttaaagataagcgaccaacattggtcgctatatttccagaaattgtatttttttaatagaaatctgggcaggtagcgaccaaggttggtcgctattgcccagaaaattatttttttatagtgaaatgcgaccaaatagagaccaaagttggtcgcttttcttggtatatttttggcagaaactgcctgttttggcagctacaccacctgccagcttaccaaacatcctaaacaggcattttatgccagcaacaacaacaacaacaattaaaagcaacaatcaatagaactaacacattaagctaacaaaactaagttaacgcttattacaagcccattcgaactaaaaagaactaacacaatagaactaaatttttttgtctagttcaaagtatataaagtactcaaggagtgttctttcagcatcctcgtccgaaagttggattgcctcgcccgattcattaggtggttgactgcgtatgaattctcccacgtcagctgcatgtgaagcgaacctatatgaaaaattatatatattgaattagtatttcaaaatttatataaaagtaaatcaaaatacttaatgaaaagtaaaaaacttacatgtatatagtcgaggctcgaccctcctttctgaatcagtctctttcttcttctttacaatacgagtttcattgaatagctcattttgcttcattggcatcataaagctgtctggtggctttggtgattatcctcgtggtactattactcgggatgaacttggatacagagaataacttggatacagtacctgacagggtgtgtctttgatcaattgttgatctctatagctacaatgataatgagaaggcaacgacatgtgtttcaaaatagtgatggtataggtaggatttaacatttcctaagtagataaaagaggttatagaggaattctctacttcactttccaagaggaaaagaagtttgattgatagtgacaacgttgatgaagacggaatgtttTTCGTTGGTCATGACAGTTCCCATAaagcggggatcataagactctatgatgacaaagattataggaagttttgttctaaactttcttccaagtctgatccgtacaagcttaatatgatattggtgatatttcttcggattcagacaatgatttgaccgacaaaagtatggaaatgctcttaaaaagaattaaaggtaaaatgtttttcttggtagagaaggatgctgaaaagattttacctttaattcttttgaagagcatttccatacttttgtcggtcaaatcattgtctgaatccgaagaaatatcactaatatcacattaagcttgtacggatcagacttgaaagaaaatttagaacaaaacttcctataatctctgtcatcatagagtcttatgatccccattctatgggaactgccatgaccaacggaacacattccgtcttcatcaaccttgtcactctcaattaaacttcttttcctcatggaaaatgaagtacaaaattactctataagctattcttttatctacttagaaaatactaaattcctacctacaccatcactatttgaaacacatgccattgccttctcatcatcattgtcgctaatgagaagaacaattaaaggcacactttgccaggtactgtgtcttagttattcttggtggaagttctattgcttgtctaataacgtcatcaacctcttctaataatcctctggcaatctaaaattccaaaacataaactaaaagttcaattcatatcctaaaccttcaattcatatccacaaaagttcaagtcatatcctaaaggttcaactcatatcgtaaaaagttcaagtcatatcgtaaaatttcaatttatatcgtacaagttcaattcacaagaacaaaacctaaaaactaaaagttcatcaattcttatcctacgagtttaaacataaactaaaagttcaatttatatcctaaaggttcaattcatatccacaaaagttcaagtcatatcctaaaatttctatttatatcctaaaaattcaactcatatcctaaaagtttcaatttatatcctacaagttcaattcacaagaacaaaacctaaaaactaaaagttatattcatatcctacgagtttaaacataaactaaaagttcaagtcatatcctaaaggttcaatacatatgctaaaggttcaatttatttcctaaaagttcaactcatatcctaaaagtttcaattcatatcctaaaaagttcaagtcatacataaaagcttcaatttatatcctacaagttcaattcacaagaacaaaacctaaaaactaaaagttatattcatatcttacgagtttaaacataaactaaaacttcaagtcatatcctaaaggttcaatacatatcccaaaggttcaatttatttcctaaaagttcaactcatatcctaaaagtttcaactcatatcgtaaaaagctcaagtcatacataaaaacttcaatttatatcgtacaagttcaattcacaagaacaaaacctaaaaattaaaagttcatcaattcttatcctaaaaGTGGGCGACTCGTTGTACTCAAACAAGAGCCACACAACGATTCGCTTAAGGCCTTAAACATTAACATTGTCTTGaactttaagagaaaatccaaatatactatcatgtgtctatattaaatatctacctataaactaatcaagattaaactaaaagttcaatttatacccTAATATATATCTACCTATGAATCAAGTCTTTGACGTTAAATTAGTATCTATTGCTTACTAAAATATTGAAGGAGAAATACTCAATAAAGCCTAGCCTAAATATTCAACCCATACCCTAAACCCTAGATTtctataaaatgttaaataatgataaatacaatctaaaccctaggtttctataaaatacaatgttaaataatcaattgaaacactaatTCTAGGTTGAAACAATAAACAATTGAAACACTaattgaaaccctaggtttgTAATTCTAACCTTgaatttttaggaggtggagaaggagagacgCAACAGCGGCAGAGGCGACGGCGACGACAACGACGGCAGCTGAGCGGTGGTCGTTGGTGGCGTAGGTGGGGCCTGGTGGTGGGAGTTGGAAGGGGGGGtggggtttgagtgtgagagagaaaagagggattttaggaatttttagaaagaatgggaggggatcccggttttgagagttatgtaattaaaatagcgaccaacgttggtcgctattttggtgggTAAAacagttttgaatttttagacatagcgaccaactttggtcgctatattctgaccgtttgaccaaaatagcgaccaaagttggtcgctatttcaaaaaaatatatatatatatatataagctatattcgatacggtattacctcatacacttatacttagtgcatagtatagcgtaagtacatatatatatatatatatatatatatatatatatatatatatatatatatatatatatatatatatatataagctatatttgatacggtattacctcatacacttatacttagtgcatagtatagcgtaagtacatatattatatatatataagctgtattcgatatagtattacctaatacacttatacttagtgcatagtatagcgtaagtacatatattatatatatatatatatatatatatatatatatatattatataatatatatatataagctatattcgatacggtattacctcatacacttatacttagtgcatagtatagcgtaagtacatatattatatatataagctatattcgatacggtattacctcatacacttatacttagtgcatagtatagcgtaagtacatatattatatatatataagttgtattcgatacggtattacctagtacacttatacttagtgcatattatagcgtaagtatatatattgtatatataagctatattcgatacggtattacctcatacacttatacttagtgcatagtatagcgtaagtacatatattatatatatataagctgtattcgatacggtattacctagtacacttatacttagtgcataatatagcgtaagtatatatattgtatatatataagctgtattcgatacggtattacctcatacatttatagttagtgcatagtatagcgtaagtacatatatattatatatatataagctatattcgatacggtattacctaatacacttatacttagtgcatagtatagcgtaagtatatatatattgtatatatataagctgtattcgatacggtattacctaatacacttatagttagtgcatagtatagcgtaagtacatattatatatatatatatatatatatatatatatatatatatatatatatatataagctgtattcgatatggtattacctcatacacttatacttagtgcatagtatagcgtgtgtacatatattatatatatatataagctatattcgatacggtattacctcatacacttatacttagtgcatattataacgtaagtacatatattatatatataagctgtattcgatacggtatcacctcatacacttatacttagtgcatattatagcgtaagtacatacatacatatatatatatatatatatatatatatatatatataagctgtattcgatacggtattacctaatacacttatagttagtgcatagtatagcgtaagtacatatattatatatatatataagctgtattagatattatatatatatatatataagttgtattcgatacggtattacctcatacacttatacttagtgtatagtatagcgtaagtacatatattatatatataagctgtattcgatacgttattacctcatacacttatacttagtgcatagtatagcgtaagtacatatattgtatatgtagacacacacgcccgcttcgtagtattattcatcccttgtattacaaaattattaacgacttacatttatattatttacatagtaaacacaaaagtaatttttaaatttgaccatatagagaccaactttggtcgttaactttaaatgaatttaatttagcgaccaaagttggtcactaaatgtacatgaatttaaattagagaccaaatttggtcactaaaatttaatcagatttatttatattttatataatatttaaattaataataaaaattgttaaacgttagaactgggtcccacattggcgaccaactttggtcgctaaattttgaattatatttatttatattttataaaatttttacataaatatatatttattaaaatattataactgggtcccacttTAGTCGCTATCTTCTTATCCTTCcgttagcgaccaactttggtcgcaagttttaaattatatatatttatattttataagttttataaaataataataaaattattaaaaaaaattgtgtgGGTCCCACTtttgcgaccaacattggtcgctaaacTCTGtatctttgaccaagcaagtctgaccagtccagtcaacaGTTTGACTAAATTTGCGTCCAAATAGCGACCAACTATGGTCGCtaaattatttcaaatatttttttttattattttcggtagtttggcgaccaactttggtcgcaaaagaccaaatttggtcgccaatatttggtcgctttttggccgAATTCTAGTAGTGAACATACCAACTCAGCTCTATCCGTATATACTACCTAAACAGCGCGTTCTTTATATTACAGCGCTATCTTCAAATATTTAAGTTGTACTTAAACCAAGAACTTTATCATAGAACTCTACAGTACTTAAGCTGCATATTGTTTCTTAACTTCAGTATGTATTATAGTCGATCacagttttatttttccaaattttaacTTGATAGAGTTGTAATTCTAGAACTCCTCTACTATGCTCCCTTTTTCGGTGTGAGATCTTTTGGAGAAACTCACGCAGATTTGGCTCAAACGAATAATAATACACTTTTGGTTGCCGTGATTATGAAAATATTTCCGGTACAAAAGTCGGTATCATCATTTTATtttgggaaaatgcataagtaccccctcAACGTATGACCGAAGTTGCAACTACACATATTTTCTTTacgggaatcctattacccctCCAATCTATTCTAAAATGGAATAAATATCTCCTTGAAATGTCATAACCAGATGTTTCTTGGGAGGTGAAACATGCTCGCATgccatatatatattttgttacTCTTTTTTTTTCCCTCTCATTATGTTTCTTATTTTGATCTATTATTCTATCCTTTTATGACTAGTAGCAACatgacaacaatgaaatccaAAATTTTAATTCTCCAATATTGATTTCGGTCAAAAAAATATTCACGTAATGATAATTTCTTTGGTCGTCGTTGCTGCCGAATTTTTAAGAAAAGTATTGTATATTTtcgaaaagaaaggaaaaaaatatttgtttaagttAGTCATAATTAATTAAGTGTAATAAAAAGATAATACGTGTACATATaatcaaaatttaaatttattttcttgCTAATGCAAAGATAAGAATAAATTCATAAAAGTTTAAGGAAAAAATACAAAtctaaaattaatttttttttaaaggaataGTGTTGTAAATGGAGCTCGATGCCTTTTAATGGTGGTTGTCATCTtggaaagaaggaaaaaaagtgtaaaagacaaaaagattaagaaaaagacaagaaaaagaaaaagaccagCAAGTAAATTGTGGGTTTCTCACTCTCTTTGAGAGAGTGAAACACACACTTTGCCACGTCATCATTTAAGGTGGCAATAATTTCATTTTATAATAATTTATGGGGTAATAGGATCCTCAAAAAGAAAAGGTGTGTAGTTGGAACTTCTGTCATAGATTGAAGAGATATTTatgcatttttccttttattttctatATAAGTAAACATATAACTAATACTAATAATATGATTTTATACTGGAATCTTGGTACCGTTGTGAGATAACAATCCAACGATTAGTTATACCTGGATACAAACAAGTAAAATGGATCGCAATAAATTTCCCTTATTCAACAAAAGTTATTTAAGGTGGGCAAGtttaaaattgaaaataaaagttTATCCAGCTAAGCTTATTTACTTTAAAATTAAACACAAGTTTTAGATTATCCATGTTGGGATCGAATCCAGGCGAAATGCGGAAGCAAACCTTGGTAACAATAAATTAGACGACGCAATAAAGTATATTAAAGAGGCATAATGTTTTAATATGGTTTGTCAATTGACCTACTATATCAACCtactaataattaaaaaaaaaattatttacgaGTTACAAGAGAATGAATTCTCACACTAAACAAGACTCTTTGAAAGACTACATTGTGAATGCTATTATATTCTTATGCATGAAGGAGAGATTCCCAGTTTATATAGGACACGATCTTTTCCTATAAGTAAGGATCTGTTAAATATGGGAAATATCTATATTTTCCTTTAACGAAAAACAAAAATCAATTATAGGAAACTCTTTTCCCTATCTTCGCGGAAAGGTAAAATccaatatggtaagaaaatcacGGTAAACCCTAACATGAATGGTTGACATGGTTGATAGTCTGCTGAATCTTCTTTCAGAATAGTAACAAATCAACCATACAACAGTGGcaagaaaaattatagaagtttgtcgttctctttctcctttctgttctctggttgttttgttttctGGTAATCAGTCCATTTCGCATACATTAGCAATAATAACATTAAAAAATGCTTCACTTAGAAGGTGCTAACTACTAAATTTTAAAATCAACTTTCCATTACTACAGCTCGGCCAACTTTAACAAATCAAATTAAAGGATTTTTATATCGCAATCATCTTCCTATTTAAAGGACATGTATTTGAGTGTCCCAATCATCACTTCAAGCAAGAAAGTACATTGAGATATTCATCATCCTTTGTCCAAAAAAGATAATGGCAACATTAAAGTTTCTTTCATttctcattcttcaaattttttgCATAATAGAGGTTGCTAATTCCCAAGGTGTAGAAGTAGGGTTCTACAAGAAAACATGTCCAAATGTGGAAGCAATTGTCAAACAGACAACAGCTCACTACATTTCTCGTGCTCCAACCCTAGCTGCTCCTTTGTTGAGAATGCATTTTCATGATTGTTTTGTTAGGGTAATCACCATGTTTTTATGCCTTATTTATCATATTCCTATGTTTTTTTAAACATTTTTCACGTAATGcactaaaaaaatcatttaaTCATGCAGGGATGTGATGGTTCAGTGCTACTGAATtcaacaaaaggtaaccaagctGAGAAAGATGCAATTCCAAACCAAAGCCTAAGGGGATTCCAAGTAATTGATGCTGCTAAATCTGCTTTAGAGCAAGAGTGTCCTGGCATTGTGTCTTGCTCTGATATTTTAGCCTTAGCAGCCCGTGATGCTGTTGAACTGGTAACTAATTACTATAGTACATTTGGTCCTATTTGTTAGCATTtcaaatataatttttctttgaacatTATATATTATGGGTTGTTTCAGATTAATGGACCAACTTGGGCAGTTCCCTTGGGAAGAAGAGATGGGAGAGTTTCAATTCTCTTAGATGCCTTAAAGAATTTGCCAACTCCTTTTGATAACTTCACTACTCTTAAAACAACATTTGGCTCCTTGGGCTTAAATGTAAAAGACCTTGCTGTTTTATCAGGTAAAATTGATATTTTATTGTGAAACAACTCCATGTGGAAGAGTTACATTAATTCAAGAATCTCAAAAATCTATAACATATATTTATATTCTCTTATTTTCTCCTTGTTTATTCGTAGGAGGACACACTATTGGAATGTCACATTGTTTTTCCTTCTCAAGTCGTATGTACAATATCACTGGCAAAGGTGATACAGACCCAAAGATGGATCAGAACTACATAGGTCGTTTGAAGATCAAATGCAAGCCAGGAGATGTGACCACCATCGTCGAAATGGACCCTGGAAGTTTTAAGAGTTTCGACACTGACTATTACACCATGGTTAGCAAAAGAAGAGGGTTGTTCGCATCTGATGCAGCCCTTCTTACTGATAGTCAAACAAAAGCTTATGTCTTGTCCCAGCTAAATCCCTATGCATCCACTTTCTTCAAGGATTTTGGAGAATCAATGATAAAGATGGGCAAAATTGGCGTCCTTACTGGGAAAGCAGGCGAAATCAGAAAACACTGCGCCTTTAGAAACTAAAGGAATTTTTATAAGCTATTTCCCTTGCAAAATTCTAGTCATTTCGTACTGTTATCCTTAACGGAGTTTCTGTTGTGAGTACTCATTTTTCTATTTTGAATAGCTCATATGTAAGGTGTATCTTTTTGGTGGTAAACTTATTGTGTTGTAAGTTTGTAATTCAGTTCATTAAGCATGAAGCTAATAAAAATGTTGCTTTAATTTGCTTTTACTAGCATGCGTGATTAGAATTCCCATTTTGTTTTACTGTTAAGCTATTAGGACGATGAGCTTTATCACAAATTAAAATTTATTCATAACATTCCTAGTAAGATGTTTTCACATAAGTATAAAATAGAAGAGACCGCGTGTAGATTGTATGACACAaatgtttaaccaaaaatttgaatttcggtcaaagcttgttttaagaagaactcgggttactgataatgaAGTAGAAATAGAAATAACTGGTGTAAATAATAGCTGAAtggaaagcaaagtaaatcagtatattccaatagtatttTGTGCCCTTACAAATGTCCATTCCTCACTTTTATAGTTATTTCTAAGTAATAcgtttttctcctttcataatggtgtcattatggacaattaatgacatttaatgtaacgttataattgtCAATCGTAACTGTTTCGATACAGATTCTATAATATTTTCCGTAATTAATGACtattaattaccaataatacGTATCTATACCCCTTTTGCTATTTAGGTTCATTCTTCCGATGCCTCTTCAGAATATTAAGAGGTTCGAGCACCTATCCCTTTTGGATTTCTTGGATCTTTGCTTGTGCCTGCTAAAGCTCGTGCCTCTTCAACTATTCTTCACCAACTATCATTCTTTTACCActccacgtgtcatgacatgtcACCACATAATTAATTCGATACATTAActtgatttttcccaatacagatagttccCCCACttaccatttattcatcaatagaatatttgggaagtgatTTTATTAAAGTGGGTATTTTTGCCGCCATTATACCTTCTCTGGAACTGACGCTTCatatgtcacttccatttaatggtCGTGACGCGTGGCATCTTCTAATTGGTTCTGCAACTTTTCATCGTCTTTTAGGGCTTTTTTGCGGCTTCATCAATTACGAAGCGACAGTTTCCATCATGACGTTTCCATCATTACACCTTTTTCTTTGACAGTTGCTTCTGAGTATAAATATAGCTTTTGTCTTTGTCTTTCTCATAAAAAGTTTCATATCTTAGAATATTCGctcttgttttcttcttcctcgtactgccatgtcttcttcaaaccttAATCCTCGAAGAGTCCCCATTGTTGATGATCTTCCTCTTGCTCTTGTTAGAAGCAGAAGAGGAGGAAGACTACATAGTTTAGGGTCTTCATCTATACGGGGTACTTCTTTACCTCTAGTGAGTTCTACTCCTCCTTCTAGAACTAGGGGTTCTCTTTCCCATAGACCTTCATCTAGAAGTAAAGATTCTAATGAACCCGTTCATGAGCCTTTAGTAGATGAAATTGTCCCTgctgaactatctttttacactaATAGAGAATCGATTATAAACCAATTTTCTTCTATGTCTTCTTTAGGTCGTGCTGATATTTATCCTTCTTAAATCACCGAAGGTCTGATCTCTGTTGTTCGTAGGGATTGCGGAGACCTGATTTCCTTATTATAATTCCTAATGTGAACCAAAGAATTACATCTTACTTGGCCGGGTTTTCTTTTGTGTATACATATCCCTTTACGCTGAATTTTAAACCCCCTCATTGATCCTGTTATCATTGAATTCTGTCGTTTTTTCGACGTTTGTTTAGGACAGATTTTCCCCATTGTGTGGAGGGTTATTGCTTGTTTAAGGCATTTAACAAGGTTGGCTAATTTGCCTTTTGctttcttccatttgattcatCTCTACTCCCCTAAGCTTTTCTGTCATAGGATTTTCATTTTAGTGGCGAGAAGTAAGAGAGTGTTAGTTAGCTCAGAGGATGAtaaagaccgtggctggtatgccaggtttgttgctgcccccactgttggtttagttatgacgacccggccggtcgtcttaagaatttacgccccaatcccctaataactgctttccccaagtttatttctgctaatttgatttggcggaatgttcagttttgagttttggagagttttgggacacttagtccctaaatgagagcttaagtgttggaaagttgaccgtagttggaatagTGCGAAGACGGACTCGGAATGGAAacccgatggttctgttagcttcgttgggtgatttggggcttagaggcgtgttcggatgtgttttggaggtccgtagttaatttaggcttgaaatgcctaaagttgaatttttggagttttcggtccgatagtgagatttggttcgagggtcagaatggaattccggaagttggagtagctttgtAGGGTTGAATGtggcgtgtgtgcaaaatttcaggtcattcggacgaagtttgatagactttttgatcgaaagcgtattttcaaaaatttagagttcttaggcttaaatccttggttaattcgaggtttcgatgttgttttaggtgttttaaggattagtacaagtttggatagtggtttgtgacttgttggtttctttggttgaggtcccgggggcctcgggatgatttcggatagttgacggaaggatttttgaAGTTAAGAAATACTTACTCCCTCTATTTTAGAAAGAATAAACCTATATAGGTTTTCTTTgagtatattttttaaaataatttttaaatattttgaattgttaACTATTGTAACTTATATATAATacttgtaaatttttattttaaaaaaactaaAGAATCTATATCTGAATTCCCATCAAAATTTTGTCAATTTGACCTCCGAAAATGTTCAAATAAATTGAAACATAGTATATAATATAGTTTCTATTGAATTATTATATATTGATAAAAGTAAGAAAGTTGACTTTTGTAATTTTGTCATGTTAAGTATCTTTGTCTTTGTCACTTTCATTCAATCTTCGCGATGATGACTTAGTAAATTATATAAAGGAGATTTGGAAGGTAGAAACATGTGCTAGAAGCGAGAATATAAGCAGCATAATCTTTTAAATCCAAAACTCCAAAAGCAACCCCTTAGAATTTTCTTGGATGATTTTTCAGATATTAATTTTTAAAGTTGTCGATTGAAATATAATCAGCATTTATAAAGTAATTGAAACATAATTATAACTTAAAGAAGCGATAAAAAAATAATTGTATTGGAGAGTTTTTGTTTGATAGGTGACTATACTTTTGAGAATGAAGAATAAAACGggggaaaaagtagaaaaaacaaaaaggtgCAAGTGTTAGATACATTAGTATGATTGGTCTCGAGTAATTCAAAAATGACATTTCGAATATCTACACGTTTGTCCATAACAtttttttttccgattttttgttttaaaaatgtgTTTGTCCATGAAAATTGTAAGTTTTTTGAGATTTTTTGAAGATGagttttttcaaaaactattttttttttaaaaaaaatatgtccAAACGCCTAGTAAGTATCATACGGCGAAGATATTTTTTCACATGCTTGTGATCAGAACACAATGAATGTATTTTACTTGTATAAGTTTAAAACTTTATGACAGTACATACATCAAATCAAATTTTCTTAGAGTTCATGTGACTTTTTTCCTAATTTGTCGTGTTTTTAAGTggtgattattttttttaatacttTTACAAACGCTGATTATATTGTATACAACCACCCTGTAAGTGATAGCATGGTTACTATTTTTACAATTTTCTATCAGTAACTACTCAATTGGAGAACAAACTAGCTAGTTTTGGACGATATAAGAATAACGAGAATCAGGCCTAACATCCGTAACCACCCAATTGAAGAATAGGAAGTTAGTGAATAATTTTTTCCTCAACTCTATCCAACATCATCTAATTAAATTGGTTTAATACACAATTATTATGGTCTAACAAGCCCTCTTTTTAATTATGATTTAGGACCTAACTCAACCAAAAAAACTAGCTCGAGTGGAGAAACTTGTTTACACGGGACCAAGGGAGTGATTTGCAGATTCCCCTAATGTATTTGACAGAAAAATTTGAGATTTTCATTTTTCTCCTATCAGCCAAAGGTGATGTGTGCGTGAGAAAGAACAGAGGCGGATGTAGTTCTTTATATATAAGTTCATCCAAATTCAATAACTTTAATAGACTTAAATTTTG encodes the following:
- the LOC138872043 gene encoding peroxidase 27-like; this encodes MATLKFLSFLILQIFCIIEVANSQGVEVGFYKKTCPNVEAIVKQTTAHYISRAPTLAAPLLRMHFHDCFVRGCDGSVLLNSTKGNQAEKDAIPNQSLRGFQVIDAAKSALEQECPGIVSCSDILALAARDAVELINGPTWAVPLGRRDGRVSILLDALKNLPTPFDNFTTLKTTFGSLGLNVKDLAVLSGGHTIGMSHCFSFSSRMYNITGKGDTDPKMDQNYIGRLKIKCKPGDVTTIVEMDPGSFKSFDTDYYTMVSKRRGLFASDAALLTDSQTKAYVLSQLNPYASTFFKDFGESMIKMGKIGVLTGKAGEIRKHCAFRN